The genomic interval GGGGGATTTTTCCCTCCTCTCCGTCGGGAACGTACGATGTAACGGTTCCCCGGCTCATCCAAATCGGCGATCTCACCGGCGATGGAAAGAGCGACGTCGTTCTCTTCGACCGCCGCGCCTCAGGGAATCAAAAATTTACGGTACTTCTCAACGCTGGCAGGCTTTAACAATGCCATGTGAAAGAACCAGGATCAGAAGTCTGGACACGCGTTTTGCGTTTCACTGTATGATAGGTTTCTTCTTGCCTCCACCCGGGGGTGGGGAAGAAGAGCAAGGAGCAGCCCCGATCGTAACTGTTACTGAGTTGGACGAGGCGGAAACATTTCCTGCCGCATCAAAGGCGACCACCGTATACATGTATGAAGCATATGTGCCGCATGTTACGGGGGGTCGGACGGTAAGATCTTGATAGGTCGTGGAAGGACCGATTTGAGCAATCTGGTATCCGTTTCTACTGATCCTGTAGCCGCCAACATTCGTATTGTCAGTTGAAGGACTCCACGCCAGATCTACTTCGTTTTGGAGAACCCGCGTCGGTGCCAGATTTGATGGGGCTGAGGGGGGGAGTTGATCCGGCGTCGTAACGGTTATGCTTGCAGTTTCCGTCATGTTGCCCGATGAATCGTAGGCTCGTGCTTTGATCGAATGCGTACCTGGAACGTCGGAAATTGTGTCCCAGGATGCTTTATAAGTACCGTCAACGTCACGCGTGGCGGGGATAACCGTCGTATCTTTTACAAACTGAACCGACGCGACCGACACGTTATCTGACGCAGATGCCGTTAATGTTGCGGCGCCTGTGAGGGTGGAGCCGTTGGTCGGGCTTAATAGCGCTATGGTTGGAGGCGTCTTTTCGCCGACAAAGAATGAGATGGGAGCGCTCGCACCAACGTTGCCAACTTTATCTACGGCAGTCACATAAATTGTTTGATTTCCCAAAGGCAAATTCAAGGAAGTGACGAACGGTGGCCCGTAGACTGGGCCAACATATGTTCCGTCCCCTTTATAGA from Bdellovibrionota bacterium carries:
- a CDS encoding VCBS repeat-containing protein — encoded protein: MLPTLDGDFNGDGYADALYARDRRQLSFLLQKPNAGGIFPSSPSGTYDVTVPRLIQIGDLTGDGKSDVVLFDRRASGNQKFTVLLNAGRL